The sequence CGCTCCAGCCTGTCGAGGTCcctctgaacagcagcacagccctctagggtatcagccactcctcccagcttggtgtcatcagcaaagcTGCTGGGGGTGCGCTGCATTCTATCAGCCGGGTTGTTGATGAGTAAGTTGAACAATACTTTCCTAGTACTGACCCCTCAGGGACACCACTAGCTACAGGCAACCAAGATcggctcaggttggaagggaccttaaagatcatctaactccagcccccctgccacagACAGAGGTGCCACcaactagatcaggttggccaagggccaatccagcctggccttgaacatctccagtgaggggcatccacagcttctccaggcaatctgttccagggcctcaccacccttccACAGTCAAGAAGTTCCTCCTAATGCCTAATGTATACTCTCTCAGTTTAAGAACATTCCCCCTGTCCTATGCCTTCTTACGGGTAAAAGGTGTAAATGGTATAAAACAGGCACAATTTTTACCATAGTGGTTTGTGTCCTCTGCTTTCTTAGGTGTAACAATTACGAAAGGTATAAAACGGGCCTGATTTTTACCCCAGATGGAGCTCCTTTCGTCTGAGAagcttgctgtgctgcttggTGGAGGGcaccccatgctggagcagtccACTCCTGAAGGACTGTACACTGTGGTACAGCCCCCAGGCTAGCAGTCCTCAGGCAGGCAGGCATTTTCTTCTGACCCGGGCTCAGGAGACTTTTTCTGTCAGCCTTGTTCCCGTTAGGGCCTAGTCACCTTTATGGCTGCTGCCCTCACCCAGTTACCCAGTCCCTTGATGATTTCCCATCCCCTAAATGACTTCCCTCTGGGTtgatttttaagatttatttatttttttctttaaatgcgGGGCTCAGCCTGGCGGCCTGTGTGGTTGCCAGCCCCTGGCTCCTCCTGCTGGGCCCTTCGCATCCACGACGTGTCCCCGGCATTGGCGTTCAGCGGGGACCGGGGCTGTCTGCGCCCATCCTGCTCCCAGTGCCAGGAGAAGCTGCGGACGAGCTGTTGTGCGGTTGCGGGGCTGCGGTCCCTGCACCTGGGTGAGACGCTGCGGGACCTGTAGCTGGAGGGGCTCCTCCGCCGCTTCTGccgccgcagccccagcccagcattGCGCTGGAACCTTCCCCCGGTCCAGCGGGCCAAAGCATCGCGCAGGGCAGGTGGCACCAGCCTGACAATGGCTAGGATGGGCCGCCGGCAGAGTGGTCAGGTGGCTCTGTGAGCAGCCCACGGCTCGATGCACTCCCTGCAGAACGAGTGCCTGCAGGGTTCCAGTCATGCTGCATCGGCCAGTGGGCCCAGGCAAATGGTGCAGGTGTCTTGTCTGGGTGCCTCCGCTGGCAGCTCCTGGCGTGGCTGGCTCATTGTGCCTGCGGCTGCTATGGCGTGGAAGTGCTGGTCCTCTGCAGGACGCTGCTCCCATGGCAAATGGGTATCAAGCGCCTCTGGTCCTCAGCACCTCCCTCGCAGGTCAACGGCACAACCTCAAAATCACAGCCCACCAGCGGCACCTCAGGATCTCGATGCTTGGCCTGCAACCAGAGACACCTCAGCATCTCATATGCCCCCAGAAGGACCTTGACATCTCCAGTTCCCCCAGCAGGACCGGGGTACCTCACCTGCCACCCAGCAGGACCTCGCGTCTCTCGTGTCACAGGAAGGATTTTGACGTCTCGCGTCCCACAGGAAGGACCTCGACGTCACACCTTCCACTCGCAACACCACCTCGCACGTTCCAGCAGTGGGACCTCAACCTCTCAAGTGTCACCAGCCGGACTGAACGCAGGCTGGACGCTTGGGGCATTTATAGCCTGCTGCCTTTTGCGAGGCCATTGGGTGGCAGTGACTCCATGGTGACATCACATGGATCTTGGGGTGCCCCTGATGGAGACACTTAGGGAATTGATGTGACTGTTGTGAGAAAATTCTGATGTGAAATGGCTGCTCCATGCTCACAGGAGCAACGTCTGCCAGGCTGGGGTCCAGGCTGGGCACTTGTTTTTTTACCCCAAACCCATTTTTACCCCAGATGGAGCTCCTTTCGTCTGAGAAGCTTGCTGTGCTGCTCGGTGGAGAGCAGCCCATACTGGAACAGTCCgttcctgaaggactgcacGCTGTGGTACAGCTTCTGGGCTGACAGTTCTCAGGCCAGCACATGcttgtactggtgcttggggttattcaTTCAATCCACCTCCCTGTCTACTCATCTAGCCTGCGCTTCCTGAGCTTGCCCAGTTTTCTGCAATCTTCTGGAGTCTGATAGCTATATGAAGGTGACTTTGTACACCAGAACTCCTTTTTGACCTCAAAGGGACTTACAGCACTTACCACTCAGATGCCAAATATTTACACTCACAGCCACATATCCAAGGACGGTCTCTGTGTCAGGGTAAAGTGCTATAGCCATCTAGCGGTGGAATCTAGTCTTTTAGGCTAGATAGGCCTTGGTAGGGACTACTTGAACGTAACATTTTactgaatatacatgtatatataagcacgtatttttttctaaagaataaTTCATGAGAGTTAAATGCTAGTAAAATAAGCACGTAATTattaacaacattttattttgctaagcACTACAATATAGCAGGGATGGCACTACAGGACAAAGCATGGTATTGTGCCATTGGCACCTTCTTGTTTGCTCTATGAGACTGACCCCACACTTCAAAGGTTGTTCTTCCTTCCAGTGACAGTAACTTTGTCACTTTCTGTCTTCTAAGTATCTGGAAAAAACAGATCACCTGTTAACTTGATCATCTACCCCGGGGATGGGTGAACTAATAATCCATTAATGATTTGCACAAATTAAGAGTAGGGCTGTCATTTGTGGTAACTTTGATAAATAAGGAGtctttaaaacataaattcCTTGACTGAAAATTGAGATATCCATGAACAAGCACAATGCTAGCAATCTTGATAAGGCTCTAAATCTCATTGTTAAAACTGCAGCCTGTTTCTCTTAAATATTAATGAACATGgatccaaataaaatatttatttaaaatgctttgaactgtttcactttttacttcacagtatttcagaagtTAGATTTCACTTTGATTGTATTACTTTAAGAAGTGTAAGAACTCTATGTGCTGTTAAATAGCCTGGATAGTAATGAAACTGGAAATTGTGTGGAAGTGTGTATGATTAAAGTCATCATGACATGCCAGCTGAATCCTGGTACTTCTACCTTGACGTCCACCAAGAACGAAGGTTGTGATGGGAACTCAATAGCACTTGAAATTCTCAAGCTCAGTTAGACACTTACAGCTTTAAAGTGTTTAACATCAGTGCAAAAGGCAAGTACCTTGTACTcaattttgttaaaattaaattatgtgTGCAGGTAGAATAGGAATCACCCTGTATCACTGAAAATGGTACTCAAAGATAAAATACTGACACAAGTAGTTAAACATAATCAGACCTTTTTATTGTAGAAGTGACCATTataaagatgcaaaataaaactcCCCCCCCCATTTAATAAATTGATaccaaagcaaatgaaattaaaaaatatttttacattaaaaccCCACCGAATGTCTTCAATACAAGTTTTGTGTTAAATATCCTGGAACCtcaataaacaacaacaaaaaaaagatacctACAAAACTTCCATTTCTAGCAAGTCAAATCCTGCAAGAGACCATTCCTCATGAATGCAAAAGGGTTAAATATATACAGACAGTGAGACAGCCACAGAAatgttctgcttcttccttttcaatttCAGAGAAAGTAAATTTCACCAGCCACACCTGGCGCATACAACAGCTGCATGGTGGAAACTGATGCAACTATTATCATGCTGTCAAGCAGGAAAGCTAAGGTACTGCTGCACCCTCTGAAGCTCTAAATATATGCTAAGAAGAATCAGTTGTTCCTCCCGGTGCCGAATGGGAAGTATTCAGGGAATTCGTGAATAATTTTCAGTGCTTCGTTGTAGAGTTCCAGATCTGAAAGAGGGCAAGGAAAAGCTTGTTAAGTTCCCCACTAGCAAACCACAGCATTAAAGCACTGCTTATTTGAAAGCGGTACAGCTGAGTGTTTTCAGTCCCTCTCACCCTCCCCAGTTTTCCCAAGCCTGCCACATCTCATTGCTTTCTACCTGGAGGATTATTTTTTAGACCTGCTAACTGGACAATCACAAAAGGAGTACAAGGCAAGGGAAGACAAAGAACCCGGGACTGGGAGAATGAGCAGACCAAGACAAGGACCTCGATCAGCTCAGGCCTTGAGTCAGTCCCTGCTTTTCGCCTGTAAAACAGCATATTCAGTATGTAATTCCCACACCTGTGTCCATTTACTATTTTTCAGTGAGCTTGAAGAATAACCTTGTCCATAAGAACAGATAATCATGCTCTTCTCACTTAATGAAGAAATGTTCAGAACACAAATTTGATTTCTCTTAACATATATCTTTACTTACCAAATGGACTTTTATCTTCTCTGAACTGGACGTACGACATGCACATGATGGTTGCCTGATTTGTTACTCTTCCCACCACTTCAATAACTCCTGAGATCTCTTCATCTAGCTAGAAAACATACCAGAAATCAAATTAGTATCACCAAATTACCTGCTGATtctgctgcacagcactggAGCTAGGAACAACAAAGTGCTTGAAATTCCATATCAAGCAATACACTACTACTGGGGAAACTACTGGAAATGTGGTACTACTTCACTTATGTCCTTCCAATATAGAACTCCTGCACGTTATTTCTGCACATACCAAGTTTCTTCCTTACATACTTATTAcagcagtggaacaggctgTGAAGTGCCTAACACCGTAGctacatatttataaaattcaCCCATTTACTCTTTCCCAGAAAGCTGGAGAATCATTGGTTGGATACTGACATGCAACGCTGTAACAGTCCAACACAGGAAACACATGGACTCAGGAAGGATTTACATACAGGCCAGAACTTCtaggaaagacattttcttgCAATTTGGAAATGAAGACAGCAAGTTTCACAATTGTACGACAAAACTCCTCACTAgaagaaactgcatttctttttttttttttaaatcaacaggACTCAAGTCTTGAAAATCAAGGTAtcacatgcaaatatttcataTCAAAATGGACAGACTTGCCAGCATTTAACGACTCATTCAGCGGGAAAAATGGGACGACTACTGACATGCTCAATTTAGCCATCAAGCGGTGTCATAGCCATAATAATCCTTCAGTCACAACATTTCTcagaggcaaaaacaaacaaacaaacacacagaagaaaatgcctgGGTCTTAGCCCGTTACCAATACTTGATATCAAAGCTATATTTCTGCACATTAGTTACAATGCAATGGGTATAGGAATTGCTTAGTTGACTTTTTAACCAATTGAGTAATTCCTATACTTGAAGCATTCCCATTTTCAAAGATTGGAATGCTATCCATTCTTAAGAAAGAATGCTTCGAGCAAACTCTGAAGTTTATTGAAATGCTACGAGAAGTATTTTAGGATGGGAGTGAAAGGTCAACTCAACAAACTTAAGAATACCATATTCTTGAGGTTTTTggattatctttaaaaaatattctgttagGGATAGGGAGACAGTGAATaaaaagtcaaaggaaaaagtgcaaggaaaatgaaactaaGATATGCACGAAGGTGAGGAAGACAAAGTAGCCACAGAGGGATGCGCcttaaaaggaaggaaatgtctCTCCTAACTCCAGCCGAAAATTCATAGGCTGGTATGATgctggaaaggacccacaagggCCACCGAGTCCAGCtgctggctccacacaggaccaccccacGGCCAAGTATAATTGACAAAGATAACTAATTAACATTAAGACCGCGGTAGCTAGCTTGAAGATGGGCGGAGCAGGGACGGTGCAAAACGGAGAAGCGGGAAAACTGCGCtcagatttaaaaacagaaacgCGAGGAGGGGCCGTAACTCACGGGCTCGCTCAGCTCCACGGTCGCCTGCTTCCCCTCGCCGTCCACCAGCACGAAAAGCTTCCCGCTGGGGTGCACCTGCAAAACAAACCGCGTGTCCCAGGGGGTGCTGACGCCCACGCAGCACCCCCGGCGGCCGGGCCCGACCCCGTGCCGCGTTTCCAAACCTTGTGGAGCCGCCCCACGAAGCAGACGGGCCGGCCGATGTGCTGCGCCAGCTGGGCGGCGGCGATGCGGTGCCGCGGCGCCTCATGCGCGTCCTCCATCATGGCGGCGGCTCCCCCACCATGGCGGCCGCCCCTTCCCGCCCGTCGCCCTTAGCAACGGGGAAgcggggaaggggaagaggcgAGGCTTGGCCAATCGGCTGGCCGCGCTGCTCTGACGTCAGCGGAAGAGCGGGCGTTGCTAGGGGGGACTCGGCGAGGCGGAAGTggaggcggcggccgggccggtGGGTGACCGCGGGCAGAGGCGGGggaggccgggccgggggccGAGACCCCCGCGAAGACGGGAaccggccgggcccggccggtTCCCGTCTTCGCGGGGGTCTcggcccccggcccggcccccgcaGCCCTTCGCGACGGGGGTGTCGTGGTCTCAGCCCCGTCTCCCCAGCGTTTTGAACGCTGGCAGCGATTTGAGTGCCGCTGTTTCCTTCCCGGCTGTAGCTCTGTCGCCTGTGCTTTTATTGCCTGGCTTAATTGGGGTGGCTCTCGGTGACTCAGCATCTCTCGAGTGTTGTTACGTGGTGGGAATTTGGGTTGCCGTAGGGCTGGGGAATGCGGGTTCTTGGTATTTCTGATTCCCTTCGACtttaaaagctataaaataaatactcaaattgaatttaagaaaaaatgccttccttagtgttttgttaaatgtataaatatatttatatttgtatgtgtGCTCCTCTTGGcgcttattttcctttcttatacTTTGAAAAAGCTTAAACTACAGGAATAAGACTGATGTTAATACCAGATAAAAAAactatctattttttttttttaattcttcacaTAGTAAGTTGTACTGtgttaaaagcttttaaactcATCTCTTggtgtcacagaaaaaaatctttttgacaTGCGTGGTCTTGACTCTAAATTGGCCGGTTTCATGTCAGAAGCGGGTTGCAGCGCTATAGACTGTACGGTCTCGCTGCTCTTGCTGTTAATTTATTGATGAATAACAGTGGGTGTTTATATGGAAGAGAGAATCGccctcttgttttctctttccatagGCTGCATAGCTTAAACAGCTGCCTGTGAAATTAGTCTGTTTCTTTAAGATCAGCTTTGCATCTTTTCTGAGctcttttcatcatttatttacCAGCAGTGCCACTGCaattctgctttgctgaattCCCAAGCATCCTCTCTTTATCTTAGTCtacatctttgcttttttttttttttttttttttttaaatactgaattactttcttcttctgccACTTGTGAACATGcaggagaaagctgaaaagTAATGCTAAAAATACTAGGGTCCTTGCTGCATACAAAAAATGGTATTGGGATGTAACATATTGGTTTGGCTCAAAGGTCACCCATAGCTCTTGTTGAAGGAGACTGGCAAAGTGCACGAGGAATAAATTAACCCCTTTGTGCAGCTCTGTAACTCATCTTCGCCCAATCCCATGTATGGGCTCAGAGCCTCAcgtaaagacaaaatatttcttgcagCCTCATAGAATTGTTACAGTTTGCAGTTTATTACTTGTTAATGACTGAAGTGGTGCCAAAAGCATTATTCTTAACAATTGAGAT comes from Aythya fuligula isolate bAytFul2 chromosome 2, bAytFul2.pri, whole genome shotgun sequence and encodes:
- the RPA3 gene encoding replication protein A 14 kDa subunit is translated as MMEDAHEAPRHRIAAAQLAQHIGRPVCFVGRLHKVHPSGKLFVLVDGEGKQATVELSEPLDEEISGVIEVVGRVTNQATIMCMSYVQFREDKSPFDLELYNEALKIIHEFPEYFPFGTGRNN